In one Dermacentor variabilis isolate Ectoservices chromosome 4, ASM5094787v1, whole genome shotgun sequence genomic region, the following are encoded:
- the LOC142577681 gene encoding uncharacterized protein LOC142577681 has protein sequence MSLHQLPEFLPTPRKPAIPWTQWHCLFKNYLLASGSDAHPPAYRKALLLHCLGTEGQRLYYTLLEKKPLTPHAEEKDKGGMSDEYDAAVATLDAYFTSKTNVVVERHRFGQRIQLPGETTAAFVTVLRELALSCDFSVQVDDFIHDQLVAKTRNHILRERLLLEGISLTLEHVPPIANNTEEATKYSLELQSLAASVQKGRHADILFCVVNNATDILGIDAIEALRLHINRPSASTGHKVGDVGMACSEDVASRGNSVLPGAD, from the exons ATGAGCCTACATCAGCTGCCCGAGTTCCTGCCAACGCCGAGGAAGCCTGCCATTCCTTGGACGCAGTGGCACTGTCTTTTCAAGAATTATCTTCTGGCATCGGGGAGTGACGCCCACCCACCTGCGTATCGTAAAGCTTTACTACTGCACTGTTTGGGCACTGAAGGCCAACGATTGTACTACACATTGCTGGAGAAGAAACCGTTGACGCCGCATGCAGAGGAAAAGGATAAAGGTGGCATGAGCGATGAGTATGATGCAGCAGTGGCTACGTTGGACGCTTACTTCACTTCTAAAACGAACGTCGTCGTGGAGCGGCATAGGTTCGGACAGCGCATCCAACTACCTGGGGAGACCACAGCAGCATTCGTCACGGTGTTGCGCGAGCTGGCATTGAGTTGCGACTTCAGTGTGCAAGTTGACGATTTCATTCATGACCAACTTGTAGCGAAGACGAGAAACCATATTCTTCGAGAACGCCTACTTCTAGAAGGCATTTCGCTTACTCTTGAACATGTGCCGCCTATTGCCAACAATACTGAAGAAGCTACGAAATACTCGCTTGAGCTGCAGTCATTGGCTGCGAGCGTTCAAAAG GGTCGACACGCCGACATACTTTTCTGCGTCGTCAACAACGCCACTGACATCCTCGGCATTGACGCCATCGAAGCACTGCGGCTGCACATCAACA GACCCTCTGCTTCAACAGGTCATAAAGTGGGCGACGTCGGGATGGCCTGCAGTGAAGATGTTGCCTCCCGAGGCAATTCCGTTCTACCGGGTGCGGACTGA